The following are encoded in a window of Chondrinema litorale genomic DNA:
- a CDS encoding AAA family ATPase, translating to MNKIEKLTSVLNYLKDAFVGKDEIIDLLGISLLAQENAFLLGPPGTAKSAIVRLLSDCIEDGKNFEYLLTRFTEPNEIFGPFDIRRLKEGELATNTEGMLPEASMIFLDEIFNANSAILNSLLLALNEKIFRRGKENRKIPALMFVGASNVLPEDETLNALLDRFLIRVKCDYVNPDLLEEVLMAGRKLERRDPTEKPVIHPIDIQELQQLTRNVDLSPIIKQFVDLIHNLRNTGVNISDRRAVKIQNLIAASAFICNRTEAITSDLWVLKYIWDNEEQMEILAGVIDTIIEKDEAANAHPQAMFNKVPNPEELMKEVNLLTEKWESGDLSFEEQNVIKDKLRYVQTRANWIKKQEHKQHLLTEIESLWQKMLQTI from the coding sequence ATGAACAAAATTGAAAAACTAACCAGCGTTTTAAATTATCTAAAAGATGCTTTTGTTGGCAAAGATGAAATTATCGATTTGCTTGGCATAAGCTTACTAGCACAAGAAAATGCTTTTCTGTTAGGTCCTCCGGGTACTGCGAAAAGTGCCATTGTTAGGTTGCTTTCAGACTGTATCGAAGATGGTAAAAACTTCGAATATCTACTCACCAGATTTACAGAACCGAATGAGATTTTTGGACCTTTCGATATTCGAAGACTCAAAGAAGGTGAGCTAGCCACCAATACCGAAGGCATGCTGCCAGAAGCTTCTATGATCTTCTTAGATGAAATCTTTAATGCTAACAGTGCTATTCTAAATAGCTTGCTGCTCGCCCTCAACGAAAAGATTTTTAGAAGGGGAAAAGAAAACAGAAAAATACCGGCATTAATGTTTGTGGGAGCAAGTAACGTGCTGCCAGAAGATGAAACTTTAAATGCTTTGCTCGATCGTTTTTTGATAAGAGTAAAATGTGATTATGTAAATCCGGATTTGTTGGAAGAGGTGCTCATGGCAGGTAGAAAACTAGAAAGGAGAGACCCAACAGAAAAACCGGTTATTCATCCAATAGATATCCAAGAATTGCAGCAATTAACCCGCAATGTAGATTTGTCTCCCATCATCAAACAGTTTGTCGATTTGATACATAACCTGAGAAACACAGGTGTAAATATATCTGACAGGAGAGCTGTAAAAATCCAAAACTTGATTGCTGCCAGTGCATTTATTTGCAACCGAACAGAAGCCATCACTTCAGATTTATGGGTGCTTAAATACATTTGGGATAATGAGGAACAAATGGAAATTTTAGCAGGGGTGATCGACACAATTATTGAAAAAGATGAAGCTGCAAATGCACATCCGCAAGCCATGTTTAATAAGGTGCCTAATCCCGAAGAGTTAATGAAAGAAGTTAACCTCTTAACTGAAAAGTGGGAATCTGGTGATTTGTCTTTTGAAGAACAAAATGTGATTAAAGATAAGCTGAGATATGTGCAAACCAGAGCCAACTGGATTAAAAAACAAGAACACAAACAGCATTTATTGACAGAAATTGAATCGTTATGGCAAAAGATGCTACAGACAATATAG